A stretch of Malus sylvestris chromosome 11, drMalSylv7.2, whole genome shotgun sequence DNA encodes these proteins:
- the LOC126588908 gene encoding uncharacterized protein At5g01610-like, whose product MSPKATLLPGLILFFLISISIPSSFAADELTVYEALEEYDFPVGILPKGALSYKLDSSTGKFSVYLNSTCTFSIDSYKLKYKSTIKGVIKTDKISSLSGIQVKVLFLWLSITTVTRDDDELKFSVGIGSANFPVSNFYESPTCGCGFDCVNGKRKIKNLVSAL is encoded by the coding sequence ATGTCTCCAAAGGCAACGCTGCTACCAGGCCTAATTCTCTTCTTTCTGATCTCCATCTCAATCCCGTCGTCCTTCGCCGCCGACGAGCTGACGGTTTACGAAGCCCTCGAGGAGTACGACTTCCCGGTCGGCATTCTCCCCAAAGGCGCACTGAGCTACAAGCTGGACAGCTCCACAGGTAAGTTCTCAGTCTACTTGAATAGCACTTGTACATTTTCCATCGACTCGTATAAGTTGAAGTACAAGTCCACCATAAAGGGTGTGATAAAGACTGACAAGATCTCAAGCTTGAGTGGCATCCAAGTTAAGGTGCTCTTTCTGTGGCTGAGCATTACCACCGTGACTCGTGACGACGATGAGCTAAAATTCTCGGTCGGCATCGGCTCCGCAAACTTTCCGGTCAGTAATTTCTATGAGAGTCCGACCTGTGGTTGCGGTTTCGATTGTGTCAACGGGAAAAGAAAGATTAAGAATTTGGTGTCCGCACTTTAA
- the LOC126588706 gene encoding poly [ADP-ribose] polymerase 2-like, whose protein sequence is MQVEALDEIEVATKLLKDDTGTQIAKYLHNTHAKTHSSYTVDIVQIFRTSKEGEVERFDLREAFHKMFHPSIADK, encoded by the exons ATGCAG GTTGAAGCACTGGATGAAATTGAGGTTGCAACAAAATTGTTGAAGGATGACACAGGAACGCAG ATTGCAAAATATTTGCATAATACTCATGCAAAAACACATTCAAGTTACACTGTTGATATCGTTCAAATATTCCGCACATCAAAAGAGGGTGAAGTTGAACGCTTTGATCTACGAGAGGCCTTTCATAAAATGTTTCATCCATCAATTGCTGATAAGTAA
- the LOC126588907 gene encoding uncharacterized protein LOC126588907 → MSRTAIIAVIVLLSPFSTSPTLSAAANGGEPRSVYDAIEDFNFPMGLLPKGVTGYDLDGNGIFRAYLNGSCSFSLEGSYQLKYKSTITGTISQNKLSSLTGVSVKVLFLWLNIVEVTRSGDNLDFSVGIASAAFPIDNFYECPQCGCGLDCVNGGQVRKIKMPLVSSI, encoded by the coding sequence ATGTCACGCACAGCAATTATTGCCGTCATCGTCCTCCTCTCACCGTTCTCCACGTCACCAACCCTCTCCGCCGCTGCCAACGGTGGTGAACCGCGGTCTGTGTACGATGCAATCGAAGACTTTAACTTTCCGATGGGTCTGCTCCCGAAGGGCGTCACGGGATACGATCTCGACGGCAACGGAATATTCCGCGCGTATCTGAACGGCTCCTGCAGCTTCTCGCTGGAAGGGTCGTACCAGCTCAAGTACAAGTCCACTATTACCGGCACGATCTCCCAGAACAAGCTCTCCTCGCTGACCGGGGTGAGTGTCAAGGTCCTGTTCCTGTGGCTCAACATCGTCGAGGTCACCCGGAGCGGCGACAACCTTGACTTCTCGGTGGGGATCGCGTCGGCGGCGTTTCCGATCGACAATTTCTATGAGTGCCCGCAGTGCGGCTGCGGGTTGGATTGCGTCAATGGCGGACAAGTAAGGAAGATTAAAATGCCTCTTGTTTCTTCGATTTGA
- the LOC126590771 gene encoding uncharacterized protein LOC126590771, whose product MDSILNASLEEICLEGRNGLAISTLWSRLESSLSSSNFSDHGFKQTLWAELRSVPTLKFLNQKQNPRYYSPADSSIQSFQDAEKLDLKLVADQCLRDSFLGLYIAQSSVENMCSYQRRTLERVATARRDGITQSQLSKELGIQGENYFYKVRKLECQGLIAKRPALVRKKIPGDEGHSSNNLSVSTNLIYLHRYANDLGSQQEVEIKKVEQNTESFGNAKEIPASGDGFSGNGVKDNVLVNDYLSATKAVCDKLKESNGKVLVSDLKKELGYSGTRSGNRAWRKICCRLEAAHIVKKFEAQVNEKVEQYLVLLKKFCPKSLEPKNLGQVKIVKKYQTAHLLAELPIEHQIQELINAAGSEGIIMSNISKRLGIGRKESDNWIESMCSRFGMIKKKERNKKVNEYRVWERGKCNFKSAKVFLNQSKNDNTTTTTTTTTTPYVSYVDTLDRTDQIQSTLTEMETHDAASDTPLSVLNPHLTLTVDSARKEESMLEQDKGAGLQSQKSEHASWKRNRSSKASSVEFTEVEGVTGRLEEQMLDKLPVTVKTFMEGRNLLFTFPGEHDALLHAFQMDGHQETDQESGTKDTEGCHSILSTCDFSKLKPSRQFRFSWTEEADRQLVIQYARWCATLGAKYHHQINWASLPDLPAPPSTCKRRMSYLKNSNGKFRKALMKLCNMLSERYAMLLLKTQNGSLNISDCRQLFQGSAEEGYNKNCSNISDRNQRTGFREKLWDDFDDKNIRKSLDEILHHRMTKMDATKRDGSTCEAGSDHSTNSEEYDPQGSELIVPSVPSDEIQNDSRGISAQRCVQHLHQNFFKLLHEGVVSAPIYKSLAVELFKLVFLSTITARGEQNLPAEIQQRYSEHDLLAALDYLRDNKIVVGGTDSQPLSLSPQFFSNIFRSPFPTDSGKRAAKLARWLREREKDLTEGGIHLSTDLKCGDFFHLFALVSSGQLSISPHIPDGVGEAEDLRSSKRKTGSAESLNSKRLKYSSDNLSRREKGYPGIMVSVYLTSSTSKSINLLKDDGASSGKKHVSGNNHVEQTGSVPEGCMEDKMCAPTLPWMNGEQKINKIFDKGLKRRLLGIVMQNPGMLEDEIIRKMDVLNPQSCRKLMELMVLDKHLHVRKLHQTVYSGPPPILRTLIGSSSAPPKEVVREHFFANSMSACML is encoded by the exons ATGGACTCGATTTTAAACGCGTCGTTAGAAGAAATCTGCTTGGAAGGCCGAAACGGTCTCGCGATATCAACCCTCTGGTCCAGACTCGAGTCCTCTCTTTCATCCTCCAATTTTTCTGATCATGGATTCAAACAAACCTTATGGGCGGAGCTCCGGTCAGTCCCGACCCTCAAATTCCTGAACCAGAAGCAAAATCCCCGGTACTACAGCCCAGCGGATTCTTCAATCCAGTCCTTCCAAGACGCCGAGAAACTCGACCTGAAGCTCGTCGCCGATCAATGTCTCAGGGACAGCTTCCTGGGCCTCTACATTGCCCAATCCTCCGTCGAAAACATGTGTTCGTATCAACGCCGAACCCTTGAAAGAGTTGCCACCGCTAG AAGGGATGGAATTACACAAAGTCAACTTTCCAAGGAATTGGGCATTCAAGGCGAAAACTATTTCTACAAAGTGAGAAAGCTTGAATGTCAAGGGTTAATTGCGAAGCGACCTGCATTGGTGAGGAAAAAAATTCCTGGTGACGAAGGCCACTCGAGCAATAATTTGAGCGTGAGTACCAATTTGATATACTTACATCGCTATGCAAATGATTTGGGCTCTCAACAAGAAGTTGAGATCAAAAAGGTAGAACAGAATACAGAGAGTTTTGGGAATGCAAAAGAAATCCCTGCAAGTGGAGATGGATTTTCGGGAAATGGGGTTAAAGATAATGTGCTTGTAAATGACTATTTATCAGCAACGAAGGCAGTCTGTGATAAGCTCAAAGAATCCAATGGCAAG GTTCTTGTTTCGGATCTCAAGAAAGAGCTTGGTTACAGCGGAACACGTTCAGGAAATAGAGCGTGGAGGAAG ATTTGTTGCAGATTGGAAGCTGCTCATATTGTGAAAAAGTTTGAGGCTCAAGTAAATGAGAAG GTTGAGCAATACCTTGTTTTGCTGAAAAAGTTTTGTCCGAAGAGTCTCGAGCCAAAAAATCTTGGGCAGGTGAAAATCGTGAAGAAATATCAAACTGCTCATCTGCTTGCGGAACTTCCGATTGagcatcaaattcaagaatTGATTAATGCTGCAGGATCAGAGGGTATTATTATGTCTAAT ATTTCCAAGAGGCTTGGAATTGGCAGGAAAGAGAGTGATAATTGGATTGAAAGTATGTGCTCTAGGTTTGGGATGATTAAGAAGAAAGAACGAAACAAAAAGGTCAATGAATATCGAGTTTGGGAACGAGGGAAATGCAATTTCAAATCAGCCAAGGTATTCCTTAATCAATCAAAAAATGacaacacaacaacaacaacaacaacaacaacaacgccTTATGTTAGCTATGTAGATACTCTTGATAGGACAGATCAAATTCAATCAACTTTGACAG AAATGGAAACACATGATGCCGCATCAGATACACCACTTTCTGTCTTGAATCCACATCTGACTTTGACAGTGGACAGTGCCAGAAAGGAAGAAAGCATGCTCGAACAG GATAAAGGGGCTGGACTTCAATCTCAAAAAAGTGAACATGCTTCCTGGAAAAGGAATAGATCTTCTAAAGCAAGCTCAGTAGAGTTCACAGAAGTTGAAGGGGTAACTGGAAGGCTGGAAGAGCAGATGCTTGACAAATTACCTGTTACTGTCAAAACATTCATGGAAGGAAGAAATCTCTTGTTCACTTTTCCAGGTGAGCATGACGCACTTTTGCATGCGTTCCAGATGGATGGTCATCAAGAAACTGACCAGGAATCTGGAACAAAAGATACTGAGGGGTGTCATTCGATCTTGAGTACGTGCGATTTTTCAAAGTTGAAGCCATCACGTCAATTCAGGTTTTCATGGACTGAAGAGGCTGATag GCAATTGGTTATTCAATATGCAAGATGGTGCGCAACTCTTGGGGCGAAATATCATCACCAGATAAATTGGGCTTCACTTCCTGACCTTCCAGCACCTCCTAGTACCTGCAAAAGAAGAATGTCATATCTGAAGAACAGTAATGGAAAATTTAGAAAAGCTCTGATGAAGCTCTGTAACATGCTCAGTGAAAGATATGCTATGCTCTTGCTAAAAACCCAGAATGGGTCACTTAACATATCCGATTGCAGACAACTTTTCCAAGGTTCAGCAGAGGAAGGTTATAACAAGAATTGTTCCAACATCAGTGACCGTAATCAAAGGACAGGTTTTCGGGAAAAACTGTGGGATGATTTTGATGATAAGAATATTAGAAAAAGCCTTGATGAGATACTTCACCACAGGATGACTAAAATGGATGCCACCAAAAGAGATGGATCTACGTGTGAGGCAGGGTCAGACCATAGTACAAATTCTGAAGAATAT GACCCGCAGGGATCTGAATTGATTGTACCATCAGTTCCGAGCGATGAAATTCAGAATGATAGCAGAGGAATTTCTGCACAACGATGTGTTCAACACCTTCATCAGAATTTCTTTAAACTTTTGCATGAAGGAGTTGTTAGTGCACCAATCTACAAATCTTTGGCTGTAGAGCTATTTAAACTTGTCTTCTTGAGTACCATAACAGCACGAGGAGAGCAAAATCTGCCTGCAGAAATCCAACAGCGTTACTCAGAGCATGATCTTTTAGCAGCTCTCGACTACCTAAGAGATAACAAAATTGTG GTTGGGGGTACTGACAGTCAACCTCTATCCCTCTCACCTCAGTTTTTCTCTAACATTTTTAGGTCACCGTTTCCTACTGATTCTGGAAAGAGAGCTGCCAAATTGGCTCGTTGGCTCCGTGAAAGAGAGAAAGATCTTACAGAAGGGGGGATTCATCTGTCTACAGATTTAAAATGTGGGGacttttttcatttgtttgctCTAGTTTCTTCAGGCCAACTGTCGATTTCACCACACATTCCAGATGGAGTGGGAGAGGCTGAAGATTTGAGAAGTTCAAAACGGAAAACTGGAAGCGCTGAATCTTTGAACTCTAAAAGACTAAAATACTCAAGTGATAATCTTTCCCGCCGAGAAAAAGGCTACCCAGGAATCATGGTGTCTGTATATCTGACATCTTCTACGTCGAAGTCTATAAATCTGTTGAAAGATGACGGTGCTTCTAGTGGCAAAAAACACGTCAGTGGAAATAATCATGTAGAACAAACTGGCAGTGTGCCTGAAGGTTGTATGGAAGACAAAATGTGTGCGCCAACACTGCCGTGGATGAATGGTGAACAGAAAATTAACAAGATTTTCGACAAGGGACTCAAACGGCGCCTTCTTGGGATTGTGATGCAAAATCCAGGGATGTTGGAG GATGAAATTATCCGGAAGATGGATGTACTGAATCCGCAG AGTTGTCGAAAATTGATGGAGTTGATGGTTCTGGACAAGCATCTTCATGTGCGGAAGTTGCATCAAACTGTTTACAGCGGTCCCCCGCCAATTCTAAGGACCCTCATCGGAAGCAGCTCCGCCCCGCCAAAAGAGGTGGTTCGTGAGCATTTCTTCGCAAATTCCATGAGTGCGTGTATGCTGTAG
- the LOC126591089 gene encoding protein SENESCENCE-ASSOCIATED GENE 21, mitochondrial-like, translated as MARSFSNAKFLSALVVDGFSSSITRRGYAAGSQGVASSVVRGGGAATPRSVNVAKKNSGEEKVGSTSKVSWVPDPKTGVYGPENGAEKIDAAELRAALLKKH; from the exons ATGGCTCGTTCTTTCTCCAACGCTAAGTTTCTCTCTGCTCTCGTCGTCGACGGTTTCTCTAGCTCTATCACCAG ACGTGGATATGCGGCGGGTTCGCAAGGAGTTGCGTCGAGCGTGGTGAGAGGAGGAGGTGCTGCTACTCCCAGAAGCGTAAACGTGGCGAAGAAGAATTCCGGTGAAGAAAAGGTGGGCTCCACCTCCAAGGTCTCGTGGGTCCCCGACCCAAAAACCGGGGTTTACGGACCCGAGAACGGCGCCGAGAAGATCGACGCTGCCGAGCTGCGCGCGGCGCTCTTGAAGAAgcattaa
- the LOC126590772 gene encoding U1 small nuclear ribonucleoprotein A-like: MAENNSGGGGGGGGDGGGEVVANQTIYINNLNEKIKLDELKKSLLAVFSQFGKIVEVLAFKTLKHKGQAWLVFEDVSSATKALHQMQGFPFYDKPMRIQYAKTKSDVIAKADGTFVPRERRKRHEEKGKKRKEQHDASQAGMPIPGYAGTYGSAPPLSQIPYPGGVKLPEAPAPPNNILFVQNLPQETTPMMLQMLFCQYAGFKEVRMVEAKPGIAFVEYGDEMQSTVAMQELQSFKLTPQSSMLITYAKK, from the exons ATGGCAGAGAACAACAGCGGAGGCGGAGGCGGCGGCGGCGGTGATGGTGGCGGCGAAGTCGTGGCGAACCAGACGATCTACATCAACAACCTGAACGAGAAAATAAAGCTGGACGAACTGAAAAAGTCGCTTCTGGCTGTGTTCTCGCAGTTCGGGAAGATTGTGGAGGTCTTGGCTTTCAAGACGCTCAAGCACAAAGGTCAAGCCTGGCTCGTCTTCGAGGACGTCTCCTCCGCCACCAAAGCCCTTCACCAGATGCAGGGCTTCCCCTTTTACGACAAGCCTATG AGAATACAATATGCAAAGACAAAATCGGATGTGATAGCAAAGGCTGATGGTACCTTTGTTCCACGCGAAAGACGGAAGAGGCATGAGGAAAAGG GGAAAAAACGAAAAGAGCAACATGATGCAAGCCAAGCCGGAATGCCCATTCCGGGTTACGCTGGTACCTATGGTTCAGCACCTCCG CTTTCTCAAATACCGTATCCCGGTGGTGTGAAGTTACCCGAGGCTCCTGCTCCACCAAACAACATACTTTTTGTGCAGAATCTTCCGCAGGAGACAACTCCCATGATGCTGCAAATGCTCTTCTGCCAGTATGCCGGTTTCAAGGAGGTTAGAATGGTGGAAGCGAAGCCAGGTATTGCTTTTGTGGAGTATGGAGATGAGATGCAATCAACGGTAGCAATGCAGGAACTCCAATCTTTTAAGTTGACACCGCAGAGTTCGATGTTGATTACCTATGCCAAAAAGTAG
- the LOC126588909 gene encoding uncharacterized protein At5g01610-like, with amino-acid sequence MAPSSVFPVVVLVVVLSSSFAYGDDGPSAYEVLQEYDFPIGLLPKGVTGYEFDRESGNFKAYFDGACSFSIENSYQLRYKSTITGVLSKDRLRDLKGVSVKVLFFWLNIVEVVRDGDELEFSVGIASADFTIDNFVESPQ; translated from the coding sequence ATGGCTCCGTCGTCGGTGTTTCCCGTCGTCGTTCTCGTGGTCGTTCTCTCATCGTCGTTCGCCTACGGCGACGACGGGCCATCAGCCTATGAGGTGCTTCAAGAATACGACTTCCCGATCGGCCTTCTTCCCAAAGGAGTGACAGGGTACGAATTCGACAGAGAGTCTGGCAATTTCAAGGCGTATTTTGATGGAGCTTGCAGCTTCTCCATTGAAAATTCTTACCAGCTCAGGTACAAATCCACCATAACTGGTGTTTTGTCCAAGGACAGGCTCAGAGATTTGAAGGGCGTCAGTGTTAAGGTACTCTTCTTTTGGCTCAACATTGTCGAGGTGGTTCGCGATGGAGACGAACTGGAATTCTCCGTGGGGATTGCTTCGGCGGACTTCACGATCGACAACTTTGTGGAGAGTCCGCAGTGA